A region of Subdoligranulum variabile DNA encodes the following proteins:
- a CDS encoding restriction endonuclease subunit S — MKEGYRLLGDFIRQVDVRNTDGKEENLLGVSVQKMFIPSIANTVGTDFTKYKVVKRGQFTYIPDTSRRGDKIGIALLTDYDEGLVSNIYTVFEVKDENELLPEYLMLWFSRPEFDRYARFKSHGSVREIMDWDEMCKVELPVPSIEKQRSIVKAYNTITDRIELKRKINDNLAA; from the coding sequence ATGAAAGAAGGATATAGGCTGCTTGGAGACTTCATTCGCCAAGTCGATGTCAGGAACACAGACGGAAAAGAGGAAAACCTTTTAGGTGTTTCCGTCCAAAAGATGTTCATTCCCTCTATTGCAAACACGGTTGGTACCGACTTTACGAAATACAAGGTAGTCAAACGGGGGCAGTTTACCTACATTCCAGATACTTCTCGGCGTGGAGACAAAATTGGTATTGCTCTTCTAACGGATTATGATGAGGGGCTTGTCAGCAATATCTATACCGTTTTTGAAGTGAAAGATGAAAACGAGCTACTGCCCGAATACCTAATGCTCTGGTTCAGCAGACCGGAGTTTGATCGTTATGCACGTTTTAAGTCTCACGGCAGCGTCCGGGAAATTATGGACTGGGATGAAATGTGCAAGGTTGAACTGCCTGTCCCCTCTATCGAGAAGCAACGCAGCATTGTAAAGGCATACAATACGATTACGGATCGGATTGAACTCAAGCGGAAGATAAATGATAATTTAGCGGCTTAG
- a CDS encoding restriction endonuclease subunit S, producing the protein MQYGYTETATTEPVGPKFLRITDIAQNYIDWNGVPYCPISEENHEKYVLSEGDVVVARTGATVGYAKMVGRNIPDSVFASFLVRIRPIDDEYRYYFGLAITSAEFLNFVQTNAGGSAQPQANPPLLGEFELSIPNKQSLPEFNTKISSFLGVIESNETEISKLHEVKDTMVKMLSSR; encoded by the coding sequence ATGCAGTACGGTTACACTGAAACAGCTACCACCGAACCAGTTGGACCGAAGTTCTTGCGTATAACAGACATCGCTCAAAATTATATTGATTGGAATGGTGTACCATATTGTCCAATCAGCGAGGAAAATCATGAAAAATATGTTCTCTCGGAAGGCGATGTCGTTGTAGCTCGGACAGGAGCAACCGTGGGGTATGCTAAAATGGTCGGCAGAAATATTCCCGATTCTGTATTTGCATCGTTCCTTGTTAGAATAAGACCCATTGATGACGAATACAGATACTACTTTGGACTTGCAATTACATCTGCCGAGTTCCTTAATTTTGTTCAGACGAACGCTGGGGGTTCAGCTCAACCGCAAGCAAATCCTCCGCTTTTAGGGGAATTTGAGCTTTCTATTCCTAATAAGCAAAGTCTGCCAGAGTTCAACACAAAGATTTCCTCGTTTCTCGGAGTTATCGAGTCTAATGAAACGGAAATATCAAAGCTCCACGAGGTCAAAGATACAATGGTGAAGATGTTATCAAGCCGCTAA
- a CDS encoding type I restriction endonuclease subunit R: MANFNEHSLEMSIMDLFQDEGYIYLNGEQIHRERSEVLLIDDLRKYLLNRYASEGLTPSEVDSIILRLRSISGTIYEANKAVCKMICDGFIFNREDHTKKDIYIELIDFDEPEKNVFKIVNQFEIEGINNQLRIPDGIVFINGIPVVVLEFKSAVKENTTIMDAYTQLTVRYRRDIPELFKYNAFIVISDGANNKYGSFFSPYDFFYAWRKIEADDKELDGINSLVTMVSGLFRKERLLAVIKDFVYFPDSSDKDLKIVCRYPQYFAAVKLFENIKAHLRPEGDGKGGTYFGATGCGKSYTMLFLTRMLMKSTFFHSPTILIITDRTDLDDQLSKQFVASKKYIGDETVVSIDSREKLRQELQGRASGGVYMTTIQKFTEDLELLTDRANVICISDEAHRSQINLDQKVKVTAEGVERSYGFAKYLHDSLPNATYVGFTGTPVDGTIEVFGPVVDAYTMTEAVKDGITVNLVYDGRAARVTLDQAKVREIEDYYDRCAVEGANEHQIEESQKAVAHIDAIIGDPDRLHAVAEDFINHYETRVAEGATVAGKAMFVCSNRKIAYAFYQIIVGMRPEWAEKKICPDRVQLTEKEKKELKPIEKIKLIMTRNKDDEPELYEMLGTKEDRKEFDRQFKNVKSNFKIAIVVDMWLTGFDVPALDTIYIDKPIQQHSLIQTISRVNRVYTGKDKGLIVDYIGIKKNMNLALKKYTNFESDEFEGVEQSITIVKDQLDVLAQMFHNFNSTDYFNGSPKEQLACLNRAVEYVQLTEDLETRFMAAVKRMKQAFNLCSSSEAISDKEKDYLHFYCAVRSILFKLTKGDAPDISQMNTRVRELLEGAIQSDGIEELFETGKHISVDIFSDEYLDKINAIQLPNTKIKVLQRLLSQAIDEYKKVNRIMGMEFSDRLKRVVDEYNNRRRDEAFANEVLDDVAEQLAKLLEELKKEKDSFKGMGIDYEEKAFYDILKAVAKKYEFEYPDDKMIELSKRIKIIVDDKAKYTDWSTRDDIKANLQVDLILLLDEFDYPPVTIDDVYKEVLEQAENFKKYAQ, translated from the coding sequence ATGGCGAACTTCAATGAGCATTCTCTTGAAATGTCCATCATGGATTTGTTTCAAGATGAAGGGTATATCTATTTGAATGGTGAGCAGATCCACCGTGAACGCTCTGAGGTTCTGCTTATCGACGATCTGCGGAAATACCTCCTGAACAGGTATGCCTCAGAGGGACTTACCCCAAGCGAAGTTGATAGCATCATCCTTCGCCTGAGGTCTATTTCCGGTACGATCTACGAAGCAAACAAAGCAGTCTGCAAAATGATTTGTGACGGCTTCATCTTCAACCGTGAGGATCACACAAAGAAAGACATTTACATTGAGCTGATTGACTTTGATGAGCCAGAGAAAAACGTGTTCAAGATCGTCAATCAATTTGAAATTGAAGGCATCAACAACCAGCTACGCATACCGGACGGGATTGTCTTCATCAACGGCATTCCTGTTGTTGTGCTTGAGTTCAAGAGCGCAGTCAAAGAAAACACAACGATCATGGACGCCTATACTCAGCTTACCGTGCGTTATCGCCGTGATATTCCTGAACTCTTCAAGTATAACGCCTTCATCGTCATAAGCGATGGTGCAAATAATAAATACGGTTCCTTCTTCTCCCCGTATGACTTCTTCTATGCGTGGAGAAAGATTGAAGCTGACGATAAGGAATTGGACGGCATCAATTCCCTTGTAACTATGGTGAGTGGACTGTTCCGCAAAGAACGGCTTTTGGCAGTCATCAAGGATTTTGTCTATTTCCCTGATAGCTCGGACAAAGACCTCAAAATCGTCTGCCGCTATCCTCAGTATTTTGCTGCGGTCAAGCTGTTTGAGAATATCAAGGCACATCTCAGACCGGAGGGGGACGGCAAGGGCGGCACATACTTCGGCGCGACAGGCTGCGGAAAAAGCTATACTATGCTCTTCCTCACAAGAATGCTTATGAAGAGTACCTTCTTCCATAGCCCTACAATCCTGATTATTACCGACCGAACGGATTTGGACGACCAGCTCTCAAAGCAGTTTGTAGCATCCAAGAAGTACATTGGTGACGAAACCGTTGTGAGCATTGATTCCCGCGAAAAGCTGCGTCAGGAACTTCAAGGCAGGGCAAGCGGTGGGGTGTACATGACCACCATCCAAAAGTTCACCGAGGACTTGGAGCTTCTGACGGATAGAGCGAATGTGATCTGCATATCCGATGAAGCACACCGTAGTCAGATAAACCTCGATCAGAAAGTCAAGGTCACTGCCGAAGGTGTAGAGCGAAGCTATGGATTCGCAAAGTACCTACACGATTCTCTCCCCAATGCTACCTATGTCGGTTTCACCGGCACGCCCGTAGATGGCACGATTGAAGTCTTCGGTCCGGTTGTCGATGCCTACACAATGACAGAGGCGGTCAAAGACGGTATCACAGTCAACCTTGTCTACGACGGACGCGCTGCACGGGTCACTCTTGATCAGGCAAAGGTTCGGGAAATTGAAGATTATTATGACCGCTGTGCTGTTGAAGGTGCAAATGAGCATCAGATTGAGGAAAGCCAGAAGGCGGTTGCTCATATTGATGCGATCATCGGTGATCCTGACCGACTTCACGCAGTTGCGGAGGACTTCATTAACCACTATGAGACCCGCGTTGCCGAAGGAGCTACCGTTGCAGGAAAAGCAATGTTTGTCTGCTCTAATCGCAAGATTGCATACGCTTTTTATCAGATTATAGTTGGAATGAGACCGGAATGGGCAGAGAAAAAGATTTGCCCTGACAGGGTTCAACTGACGGAAAAAGAGAAAAAGGAACTCAAACCCATCGAGAAGATCAAGCTCATCATGACGCGAAATAAAGATGATGAGCCTGAGCTATATGAAATGCTGGGAACGAAAGAGGATCGCAAGGAGTTTGACCGTCAGTTTAAGAACGTTAAATCAAACTTCAAAATTGCCATCGTTGTTGATATGTGGCTTACCGGCTTCGACGTACCGGCACTCGACACAATCTACATCGACAAGCCCATCCAGCAGCACAGCCTTATCCAGACGATTTCCCGCGTCAACCGCGTCTATACCGGCAAGGACAAGGGCTTGATCGTGGACTACATCGGCATTAAGAAAAACATGAATCTCGCCCTCAAGAAATACACCAACTTTGAGAGCGATGAGTTTGAAGGCGTCGAGCAGTCTATCACGATTGTTAAAGACCAGCTCGATGTCTTGGCTCAGATGTTCCACAACTTCAATAGCACGGATTACTTCAACGGCTCACCGAAAGAGCAGCTTGCTTGCCTCAATCGGGCTGTTGAGTATGTACAGCTCACGGAAGATTTGGAAACTCGCTTTATGGCGGCAGTCAAACGCATGAAACAAGCGTTCAACCTATGCAGTTCAAGTGAGGCTATCTCTGATAAAGAAAAGGACTATCTGCACTTCTACTGTGCTGTGCGCTCTATTCTTTTCAAACTCACAAAGGGTGATGCCCCTGACATTTCACAAATGAATACCCGTGTCCGTGAACTTCTTGAAGGTGCAATTCAATCTGATGGTATAGAGGAACTGTTTGAGACGGGAAAGCACATCTCTGTTGATATTTTCAGTGACGAGTATCTGGATAAGATCAATGCAATCCAACTTCCAAACACAAAGATAAAGGTGTTGCAGAGGCTTCTTTCTCAAGCGATTGATGAGTATAAAAAGGTCAACCGCATTATGGGCATGGAGTTCTCAGACCGCCTCAAGCGGGTTGTTGATGAGTACAACAATCGCCGTCGTGATGAGGCTTTTGCTAATGAAGTTCTTGACGATGTGGCGGAGCAGCTTGCGAAGCTCCTTGAAGAACTCAAAAAGGAAAAAGACTCCTTCAAGGGCATGGGAATTGACTACGAGGAAAAAGCCTTTTATGACATTCTCAAGGCGGTTGCCAAGAAGTATGAGTTCGAGTACCCGGACGATAAGATGATTGAATTGTCAAAGCGGATTAAGATTATTGTCGATGACAAAGCTAAATACACCGACTGGTCTACCCGCGATGACATTAAGGCAAATCTGCAAGTTGACCTCATACTGCTACTGGATGAATTTGACTATCCCCCCGTAACCATTGATGATGTCTACAAGGAGGTTCTGGAACAAGCTGAAAACTTCAAAAAGTACGCTCAATAA
- a CDS encoding IS3 family transposase gives MRRHTFQTIEDKYRYIRTARAGASVELVCRLLEVSRSGYYEWLGRKPSLRRQKDQELKRRLLSLHQRYPALGLDSLYHLIRPQLSCSRKRIHRLMNEMNISSTRRRAYKATTNSRHAHPIAPNLLARRFSFDKPDTAWVGDITYIPTGEGWLYCAVVKDLCTKQIVGYAFSDRIDTNLTLAALGMAVRRRKPLPGLIFHSDRGVQYAAYAYRQRLASLGIRQSMSRKGDPYDNAVAENFFSCLKCECVHLRHFASRAQAMADVFAYIETFYNPVRPHSSIGWRPPDAFARALSEHPAA, from the coding sequence ATCCGTCGGCATACTTTCCAAACCATAGAGGACAAGTACCGGTACATCCGTACGGCCCGCGCGGGGGCCTCTGTGGAACTTGTATGCCGACTGCTGGAGGTCTCCCGCAGCGGGTACTACGAATGGCTGGGCCGCAAACCCTCTTTGCGCCGGCAGAAGGATCAGGAACTGAAACGCCGGCTGCTGAGCCTGCACCAGCGTTATCCCGCCCTTGGGCTGGACAGCCTGTATCACCTGATCCGCCCGCAGCTTTCCTGCTCGCGCAAGCGCATCCACCGCCTGATGAACGAGATGAACATCTCCTCCACACGCAGGCGTGCCTACAAAGCCACGACCAACTCAAGACACGCGCACCCCATCGCGCCCAATCTCCTTGCGCGCCGCTTCTCCTTTGACAAGCCAGACACCGCATGGGTCGGCGATATTACCTATATCCCCACCGGCGAGGGCTGGCTCTACTGCGCTGTTGTGAAAGACCTTTGCACAAAGCAGATCGTCGGCTACGCCTTCTCCGACCGCATCGACACAAATCTCACTCTCGCCGCCCTCGGCATGGCCGTCCGGCGCCGCAAGCCTCTGCCCGGCCTCATCTTCCACTCCGACCGCGGCGTCCAATACGCCGCCTACGCTTACCGTCAGCGTCTCGCCAGCCTCGGCATCCGGCAAAGCATGTCCCGCAAGGGCGATCCCTATGACAACGCCGTGGCCGAAAACTTCTTCAGCTGCCTCAAGTGCGAGTGCGTCCATCTGCGCCATTTCGCCTCAAGGGCACAAGCCATGGCAGACGTCTTCGCTTATATCGAGACCTTTTACAACCCGGTGCGCCCGCATTCCTCTATTGGCTGGCGTCCTCCGGATGCCTTCGCGCGTGCCTTGTCTGAGCATCCCGCCGCCTGA
- a CDS encoding transposase — protein sequence MSTKERKHPAPPRYDEAFKAGAVRMVTEQGRPSREVAAELGICIDTLRSWLKAAGAPSPGQADRQNRDARRLRELEAEIRALRKKLEEKDGVIDILKKSVGILSKP from the coding sequence ATGTCAACCAAAGAACGAAAACACCCAGCGCCGCCGCGTTACGATGAGGCCTTCAAGGCGGGGGCAGTGCGGATGGTCACCGAGCAGGGGCGGCCCAGCCGGGAGGTGGCCGCGGAACTCGGCATCTGCATCGACACGCTGCGCAGCTGGCTGAAAGCGGCGGGCGCACCATCGCCGGGGCAAGCAGACCGCCAAAACCGCGACGCCAGACGCCTGCGCGAACTGGAGGCGGAGATTCGAGCACTGCGCAAGAAGCTTGAAGAGAAAGACGGGGTCATTGACATCCTAAAAAAATCCGTCGGCATACTTTCCAAACCATAG
- a CDS encoding transposon-transfer assisting family protein: protein MKNFTVEEINLMCCFNTSSRKRLIDDMKSVTLNDMDGEIAELMYKTIQKLEAMSDAEFEELYIMPDGMLDD from the coding sequence ATGAAAAACTTTACCGTGGAAGAAATCAACCTGATGTGCTGCTTCAACACGTCCAGCCGGAAGCGGCTGATCGACGATATGAAGAGCGTCACCCTGAACGACATGGACGGAGAGATCGCAGAGCTGATGTATAAGACCATCCAGAAGCTCGAAGCCATGAGCGACGCGGAGTTTGAGGAACTGTATATCATGCCGGACGGCATGTTGGATGACTGA
- a CDS encoding helix-turn-helix domain-containing protein, giving the protein MREKKDINIEIGGNIQVAREQAGYTQDTLSEMLGMTPNHLSAIERGASGISLEALQRLCRLLGVSADRIIFGTDEPEAEALALARRISDIKPEYRQQVQELLSAILNMS; this is encoded by the coding sequence ATGCGAGAGAAGAAGGACATCAATATTGAAATCGGCGGCAATATTCAAGTGGCAAGAGAACAGGCGGGCTATACGCAGGACACGCTCTCAGAAATGCTTGGCATGACGCCGAATCACCTGAGTGCTATTGAGCGTGGTGCTTCCGGTATTTCTCTTGAAGCCTTGCAGCGTCTTTGCCGTTTGCTGGGCGTCAGTGCGGACCGAATTATCTTTGGGACCGATGAGCCAGAAGCGGAAGCCCTTGCGCTTGCCAGACGTATTTCGGATATTAAGCCGGAATACCGGCAACAGGTTCAAGAGCTGCTGTCCGCTATTTTGAATATGTCGTAA
- a CDS encoding AbiU2 domain-containing protein has translation MDKETLIRIAEELHQGAFDAKAYYLIMQQYRKNQRNYAEEMKVSPAFYHTVYDALMKACFMEIAKLYDTSNGVVSIGTLLVKCEGNQDLFPKYRETLTVDHDGTTFFYPIPYQHQLKPQEECFFKDRVEADRKLFAAFDIPDADNVPVRVDLTFPEFLDLYQKRFNGLSKKRDNIRMQRNKLYAHNDEKRIVNSENFPNRYPISYPDVQEMIDFALDCTGLILGILTDVNHATQYSNIDDWEGTLMLARLGLKYQEYDFQQSEKAFEAEMQRQLGGNDNGELQ, from the coding sequence ATGGACAAGGAAACATTGATCAGAATTGCCGAAGAACTTCACCAGGGAGCTTTCGACGCAAAAGCCTACTACCTGATCATGCAGCAGTATCGGAAGAACCAACGTAATTATGCCGAAGAGATGAAGGTTTCGCCAGCATTCTACCATACAGTCTATGATGCTCTGATGAAAGCCTGTTTCATGGAGATTGCCAAACTGTATGATACCTCGAATGGTGTCGTGTCCATTGGAACCCTCCTTGTTAAATGCGAGGGAAATCAAGACCTTTTCCCGAAGTACAGAGAAACTTTGACGGTGGATCATGACGGAACAACCTTTTTCTACCCGATCCCATATCAGCACCAACTCAAGCCGCAAGAGGAATGCTTTTTTAAGGATCGGGTTGAGGCAGATAGAAAACTCTTCGCCGCGTTTGATATTCCTGATGCGGACAATGTTCCTGTTCGGGTGGATTTGACTTTTCCAGAATTTTTAGACCTATATCAGAAGCGGTTCAACGGACTGAGTAAAAAGAGAGATAACATCCGAATGCAGAGAAACAAACTCTATGCCCACAACGATGAGAAGCGCATCGTGAACAGTGAAAACTTTCCGAATCGTTACCCTATTTCCTATCCGGACGTTCAGGAAATGATAGACTTTGCGCTTGATTGTACGGGCTTGATTCTTGGTATTCTCACAGATGTAAACCACGCAACTCAATACTCAAATATAGATGACTGGGAAGGTACACTCATGCTGGCACGTCTGGGTTTGAAGTATCAGGAGTACGACTTCCAGCAAAGTGAAAAAGCCTTTGAAGCAGAAATGCAGAGGCAGTTAGGGGGAAATGATAATGGCGAACTTCAATGA
- a CDS encoding antirestriction protein ArdA — MPVLDGDFEAFVTNLGKYNEGMLVGEWVKLPTTEEEMQKVFERIGIGKQDEFGQPYEEWFITDYECPIYGVQKMLGEYESLDKLNYLAALIDELSLSDQEKLVAIMEAGCDEVSDIDDLINLTFNLDCYDIMPGINDESDLGYYYAHEAGIYAEKDLGPLANYIDYERYGRDIAMDEQGRFTDEGYVRVASERWDRQFNGELDDIPDEYRITGSGEVTERDSTIAVLIVEPGKEPYVKEIDSGLESLQHEVGGYIEAIYPYEDPVALVCNEEGKLEGLPLNRALRDEDGDIYDIVAGTFLVVGLTDDSFGSLTVEQMQKFSDLFKVPEQFVKLGDKIVAIPMISKEQQKQEVAQQKDFEMNAEISGLTVAGHIGTWHTIDQHEVGGHSFYLMEHDTYGDEAACIIVDERGKLVLDDVYNGFDDDTLRLLDLEVKEVPEMPDPALSVQDMKDYGYAWAGVLPAGQEAAEKALEKGCEVYRLYSDNTEGLCVDAKEIADHAAKGGMLGISKGSWMAALEKENYLKAAEMSMEDDYGMIDGIINNGPKEDKTAEVKAPERGEKSSIMDRLKSAKAEKQKECCPPKKHKGEIEL, encoded by the coding sequence ATGCCCGTATTAGACGGTGATTTTGAAGCCTTCGTCACGAACCTTGGCAAGTACAACGAGGGTATGCTGGTCGGTGAGTGGGTGAAGCTGCCCACCACCGAGGAAGAGATGCAGAAGGTCTTTGAGCGCATCGGGATCGGCAAGCAGGATGAGTTCGGTCAGCCCTATGAAGAGTGGTTTATCACCGACTACGAATGCCCCATTTACGGCGTTCAGAAGATGCTTGGCGAGTACGAGAGCCTTGATAAGCTCAACTACCTTGCCGCTTTGATTGACGAGCTTTCCCTGAGCGATCAGGAAAAGCTCGTTGCCATTATGGAGGCTGGCTGCGATGAGGTCAGCGACATCGACGATCTCATCAACCTGACGTTCAATCTGGACTGCTACGACATCATGCCCGGTATCAACGATGAATCCGACCTCGGCTATTATTACGCCCACGAAGCCGGTATCTACGCTGAAAAGGATCTCGGTCCTCTGGCAAATTACATCGACTATGAACGCTATGGGCGCGACATTGCGATGGATGAGCAGGGACGCTTCACCGATGAGGGCTATGTCCGTGTCGCAAGCGAGAGGTGGGACAGGCAGTTTAACGGGGAGCTTGATGATATTCCCGATGAATACCGGATCACCGGCTCAGGGGAAGTCACCGAGCGTGACAGCACCATCGCCGTTCTCATTGTTGAGCCGGGAAAGGAGCCTTATGTGAAGGAGATTGACTCCGGTCTGGAGTCCTTGCAGCATGAGGTCGGCGGTTACATCGAGGCAATTTATCCCTACGAAGACCCTGTTGCCTTAGTCTGCAACGAGGAAGGCAAGCTGGAAGGTCTGCCCCTGAACCGCGCTCTGCGGGATGAGGACGGTGACATCTACGACATTGTTGCCGGAACATTCTTGGTAGTCGGCTTGACGGATGACAGCTTCGGTTCTCTGACCGTAGAGCAGATGCAGAAGTTCTCCGACCTCTTCAAAGTTCCGGAGCAGTTTGTTAAGTTGGGCGATAAGATTGTTGCGATCCCCATGATCTCGAAGGAACAGCAGAAACAGGAAGTCGCCCAGCAGAAGGACTTTGAGATGAACGCCGAAATCTCCGGTCTGACGGTTGCCGGTCACATCGGGACGTGGCACACCATTGACCAGCACGAAGTCGGCGGTCACAGCTTTTATCTGATGGAGCATGACACCTACGGCGATGAGGCGGCTTGCATCATCGTCGATGAGCGCGGCAAACTCGTCCTTGATGATGTCTACAACGGCTTTGACGATGACACACTCCGCCTTCTTGACCTTGAAGTCAAGGAAGTGCCGGAAATGCCCGATCCCGCGCTCTCCGTTCAGGATATGAAGGACTACGGCTACGCATGGGCTGGCGTTCTTCCCGCCGGTCAGGAGGCGGCTGAGAAGGCTTTGGAGAAGGGCTGCGAGGTTTACCGTCTCTATTCCGATAACACCGAGGGCTTGTGCGTTGATGCCAAAGAGATTGCCGATCATGCGGCAAAGGGCGGAATGCTCGGTATCAGCAAGGGAAGCTGGATGGCGGCACTTGAGAAGGAAAACTACCTCAAGGCAGCGGAGATGTCGATGGAGGATGACTACGGCATGATTGACGGGATCATCAACAACGGTCCGAAGGAAGACAAGACCGCAGAGGTCAAAGCCCCCGAAAGGGGCGAAAAGTCCTCCATCATGGACAGGCTCAAGTCTGCAAAGGCTGAAAAGCAGAAGGAATGCTGCCCTCCCAAAAAGCACAAAGGAGAGATTGAGCTGTGA
- the xerA gene encoding site-specific tyrosine recombinase/integron integrase, with protein MKEHLIQEVQRQMLPYLNNAQLKQLKAVLEKALTGVTVHRDKAADVSESVDTVSLFITAKRIEGCSEKTLNYYRQTIFAMLSGIGKLAQEITTEDLRRYLTDYQTQRKSSKVTIDNIRRILSSYFSWMEDEDHIVKSPVRRIHKVKTAKVIKETYSDETLEIMRDNCSSIRDLAMIDLLASSGMRVGEMSALNRDDINFNERECVVFGKGSKERIVYFDARTKIHLQNYLESRSDSNPALFVSLASPHGRLQIGGIERRLRELGRRLDLPRVHPHKFRRTLATSAIDKGMPIEQVQQLLGHQKIDTTMHYAMVKQQNVKLAHRKYIG; from the coding sequence ATGAAAGAACATCTAATTCAAGAAGTGCAGCGGCAGATGCTTCCGTATCTGAACAATGCACAGCTCAAGCAGCTTAAAGCTGTACTTGAGAAGGCACTGACCGGCGTAACAGTCCATCGAGACAAAGCTGCTGATGTAAGTGAAAGCGTAGACACGGTTTCCTTGTTTATCACAGCCAAGCGAATTGAGGGCTGCTCGGAAAAAACGCTGAACTACTATCGCCAGACCATCTTTGCAATGCTGTCCGGCATTGGAAAATTGGCGCAGGAAATCACCACAGAAGACTTGCGCAGGTATCTCACGGACTACCAAACGCAAAGAAAATCCAGCAAGGTCACGATTGATAACATTCGCAGGATTCTATCCAGCTACTTCTCGTGGATGGAGGATGAAGATCATATCGTGAAAAGTCCGGTTCGCCGCATACATAAGGTCAAAACGGCAAAGGTAATCAAAGAGACTTATTCAGACGAGACTTTGGAGATCATGCGAGATAACTGCTCTTCTATCCGTGATCTCGCCATGATTGATCTGTTGGCATCCTCTGGAATGCGTGTCGGAGAAATGAGCGCACTCAACAGAGATGACATCAATTTCAACGAGCGCGAATGCGTAGTGTTCGGAAAAGGCAGCAAGGAAAGAATCGTTTACTTCGATGCCAGGACGAAGATTCACCTTCAAAACTATTTGGAGAGCCGTAGTGACAGCAATCCCGCTTTGTTTGTTTCTCTGGCATCCCCACATGGGCGGTTACAGATCGGCGGTATTGAAAGACGATTGCGGGAGTTGGGACGACGACTGGATTTGCCTCGTGTCCACCCACATAAGTTCCGAAGAACATTGGCAACATCAGCCATAGATAAAGGAATGCCCATAGAGCAAGTCCAGCAGCTCTTAGGGCATCAGAAGATCGACACGACCATGCACTATGCTATGGTCAAACAGCAAAACGTCAAGCTGGCACACAGAAAATACATAGGGTGA
- a CDS encoding SLOG family protein, with the protein MSRIIEFRKSAQKAEKQSVQGKTCAFTGHRPQSLPFGFDESDKRCTSLKSVMRDQIVALIENEGVTHFITGMALGVDMYAAEIVLDLKSKYPHITLESAIPCETQAIKWSMASRERYYNIAAKCDKETMLQREYTSDCMDKRNRYMVDHADYILAVWNGCPSGTGNTVRYAHKKGKSIIVINPVSLDVTRE; encoded by the coding sequence ATGTCGCGCATTATTGAGTTTAGAAAGTCTGCTCAAAAAGCTGAAAAGCAATCCGTTCAAGGCAAGACTTGTGCGTTTACCGGTCATAGACCGCAGAGTCTTCCGTTCGGCTTTGATGAATCCGATAAGCGTTGTACTTCTTTGAAATCTGTTATGCGGGATCAGATTGTAGCACTCATCGAGAACGAGGGCGTCACGCATTTTATTACCGGCATGGCTCTTGGCGTCGATATGTACGCTGCGGAAATTGTACTCGATTTGAAATCAAAATACCCTCACATTACTCTGGAAAGTGCAATCCCTTGTGAGACACAAGCGATCAAATGGTCTATGGCTTCACGGGAACGGTATTATAATATCGCGGCAAAGTGTGACAAGGAGACCATGCTGCAACGGGAGTACACGTCGGACTGCATGGACAAGAGAAATCGGTACATGGTCGATCACGCCGATTATATTCTCGCAGTATGGAATGGATGCCCCAGCGGTACCGGGAACACCGTGAGATATGCCCACAAAAAGGGCAAATCTATCATCGTTATCAATCCGGTTTCCCTTGATGTCACGCGGGAATAA